From Spirosoma aerolatum, one genomic window encodes:
- a CDS encoding OPT family oligopeptide transporter — protein MAKTAAVHKPFVPASQSPAEFTLKAVITGAVFGVLFGAATVYLSLKAGLSVSASIPIAVLSISLGRKFLNTTILENNIIQTTGSAGESIASGVVFTMPGFLFLTNGSGADFFNYWTILTLAILGGLIGTLMMIPLRRSLIVQEHGTLPYPEGTACASVLIAGEKGGDFAKTAYQGLGVALLYAFLQKVLHVIAEVPVWATRQANRYFPSAQVAGEITPEYLGVGYIIGFRISAVLVGGGILAWLGLIPLLASVVPGDTIALQLQKLGYLANLQTAGGPGGWNPTTHSFNDTAVAIYRAYIRQIGAGAVTAGGFMTLIKTIPTIVSSFRQSFSRSSVTAMEQEENMSESNRTARTEQDLNVRIVVIGSIALAALMVILPQIPGDSVLTKLLIAILVIVFGFFFVTVASRIVGLIGSSSSPVSGMTIATIMGTSLVFIGFGLTGKLYEPAVLVVGSMICVAAANAGGTSQDLKTGYLVGATPKYQQMALFIGVIVSSLVVGATVKILDTPTPDLVAQGITHAIGSDKFPAPQGTLMATLIKGLLSFNLDWQFVLAGAFIAFVFELVGVSALAFAVGLYLPLSTTLPIFAGGLVKAIVDWNAKRKGIVEEDADLGKGNLFATGLVAGGALAGVVVALLSVNESVYNVLISLTVEPALAGALGEGGYELLGAVAFLGLAAILWRVAENRHS, from the coding sequence ATGGCCAAAACAGCCGCTGTTCATAAACCCTTCGTTCCTGCCAGTCAATCACCCGCAGAATTTACGCTCAAGGCCGTTATTACCGGGGCCGTATTTGGCGTATTGTTCGGAGCGGCCACCGTTTATTTATCACTCAAAGCGGGTTTGTCTGTATCCGCTTCCATTCCGATTGCTGTATTGTCCATTTCGCTCGGCCGGAAGTTTCTGAATACAACCATTCTGGAAAACAACATCATTCAGACAACAGGGTCGGCTGGAGAAAGTATTGCCTCGGGGGTGGTGTTTACAATGCCGGGATTTCTGTTCCTGACGAATGGGAGCGGGGCCGACTTTTTTAATTACTGGACCATTCTGACCCTGGCTATTCTGGGCGGATTGATCGGAACGCTTATGATGATTCCACTGCGTCGGTCTCTGATTGTGCAGGAACACGGAACGCTCCCTTATCCTGAAGGAACAGCCTGTGCTTCCGTACTGATTGCAGGTGAAAAAGGGGGTGATTTTGCCAAAACCGCGTATCAGGGATTAGGCGTAGCACTGTTGTATGCGTTTCTGCAAAAGGTACTGCATGTAATTGCCGAAGTCCCCGTTTGGGCTACCAGACAGGCCAACCGCTATTTTCCGTCGGCACAGGTAGCCGGTGAAATCACACCAGAGTATCTAGGCGTAGGCTACATCATCGGCTTTCGGATCTCGGCGGTGCTGGTGGGGGGTGGTATTCTGGCCTGGCTCGGCCTGATTCCGTTACTGGCATCGGTTGTACCTGGTGACACCATTGCCTTACAATTGCAAAAACTGGGTTATCTGGCGAATCTTCAGACCGCAGGTGGCCCCGGTGGGTGGAATCCCACAACGCATAGCTTTAACGATACAGCCGTAGCCATCTACCGGGCGTATATCCGCCAAATTGGTGCCGGTGCGGTTACGGCTGGTGGGTTTATGACTCTGATCAAAACCATTCCGACCATTGTGTCGTCGTTTCGGCAGAGTTTCAGCCGATCGTCGGTTACGGCCATGGAGCAGGAAGAAAACATGAGCGAAAGCAACCGTACCGCCCGTACTGAGCAGGATCTGAACGTTCGGATTGTCGTTATCGGTAGTATCGCCTTGGCGGCCCTTATGGTCATACTCCCGCAAATTCCGGGCGATTCTGTCCTGACTAAATTACTCATTGCCATACTGGTCATTGTTTTCGGTTTTTTCTTCGTTACGGTGGCCAGCCGGATTGTGGGTTTGATTGGGTCAAGTTCGTCGCCTGTGTCGGGCATGACCATTGCCACCATAATGGGTACGTCGCTGGTATTTATCGGCTTTGGGCTTACGGGCAAACTCTATGAGCCAGCCGTACTGGTAGTAGGCAGTATGATTTGCGTAGCGGCTGCCAATGCCGGAGGAACCTCGCAGGATTTGAAAACAGGTTATCTGGTCGGGGCTACGCCAAAATATCAGCAGATGGCGTTGTTTATCGGCGTTATTGTTTCGTCGCTGGTGGTTGGGGCCACGGTCAAAATTCTGGATACGCCTACACCGGATTTAGTGGCGCAGGGGATTACCCATGCGATTGGTTCCGATAAATTTCCTGCTCCACAGGGCACGTTGATGGCTACGCTCATCAAAGGGTTGCTCTCGTTTAATCTGGATTGGCAATTTGTACTGGCCGGGGCTTTTATTGCCTTTGTTTTCGAGCTGGTTGGGGTAAGTGCCTTAGCTTTTGCTGTAGGGCTTTATCTGCCGCTTTCGACCACGCTGCCCATTTTTGCGGGTGGCCTGGTGAAAGCCATCGTCGACTGGAATGCCAAGCGTAAAGGAATCGTAGAAGAAGATGCTGATCTTGGGAAAGGGAATCTGTTTGCTACAGGCTTAGTTGCCGGAGGAGCGCTGGCCGGTGTAGTCGTTGCGCTATTGTCGGTGAACGAATCCGTTTATAACGTCTTGATATCACTAACCGTTGAGCCAGCTTTGGCAGGCGCTTTGGGCGAAGGAGGCTATGAGCTGTTGGGTGCTGTCGCCTTTTTAGGTCTGGCAGCTATCTTGTGGCGTGTCGCTGAGAATAGGCATTCCTAG
- a CDS encoding DmpA family aminopeptidase has product MNAAMAQMPKRPRDYGIRFGVLPTGPLNAITDVPGVRVGQVTLKQGPNVRTGVTAILPHEGNQFQQKSPAAIYIGNGFGKLTGFSQVDELGTLETPIVLTNTLSVPTAADALIDYTLSQPGNEQVRSVNSVVGETNDGFLNDIRGRHVTKQHVLDALKQAKSGPVEEGNVGAGTGTVCFGFKGGIGTASRKLPASLGGYTVGALVQTNFGGVLQIAGVPVGVALGKYSFKENLDGSCMMVVLTDAPLDARNLKRLAKRAFMGLAQTGGIASNGSGDYVIAVSTAYRIPHDTSSPFDDLKLLRNDNTSPLFLAAIEATEEAITNSLFAAQTLTGDQGHRVEQLPVDKVIEIVKKAGQAK; this is encoded by the coding sequence ATGAACGCTGCCATGGCGCAAATGCCCAAACGTCCTCGCGACTATGGAATCCGGTTTGGTGTATTGCCAACGGGGCCACTCAATGCTATCACCGATGTGCCAGGTGTTCGGGTAGGCCAGGTTACACTTAAACAAGGTCCGAACGTTCGAACAGGTGTGACCGCCATCCTGCCTCACGAGGGAAACCAGTTTCAGCAGAAAAGTCCGGCAGCCATCTACATCGGCAATGGTTTTGGAAAACTTACAGGTTTCAGTCAGGTGGACGAACTGGGCACCCTCGAAACGCCCATCGTGCTGACGAATACACTCAGCGTTCCTACAGCCGCCGACGCACTGATCGACTATACACTATCACAACCGGGCAACGAACAGGTGCGCTCCGTAAACTCGGTAGTGGGCGAAACCAACGACGGGTTTCTAAACGACATTCGTGGGCGACACGTTACCAAACAACATGTGCTGGATGCGCTCAAACAAGCCAAATCGGGGCCAGTTGAGGAAGGGAATGTAGGGGCAGGCACCGGCACCGTTTGCTTTGGTTTCAAAGGAGGAATAGGCACAGCGTCGCGTAAGCTACCTGCTTCATTGGGTGGTTATACCGTCGGTGCATTAGTGCAGACTAATTTCGGTGGTGTACTGCAAATTGCGGGCGTTCCCGTCGGAGTAGCCCTAGGAAAATATTCGTTCAAAGAAAACCTTGATGGCTCCTGTATGATGGTTGTCCTGACCGATGCGCCATTGGATGCCCGTAACCTCAAACGACTAGCCAAGCGTGCCTTTATGGGGCTCGCCCAAACGGGTGGTATTGCCTCCAACGGTAGTGGCGACTACGTAATTGCGGTATCGACCGCCTATCGCATTCCCCATGACACCAGCAGCCCGTTCGATGACCTAAAACTGCTGCGAAACGACAACACTTCACCCCTATTTCTAGCCGCTATTGAAGCGACAGAAGAGGCCATTACTAATTCACTATTTGCCGCGCAAACGCTTACCGGCGACCAGGGGCATCGGGTTGAACAATTGCCTGTCGATAAAGTGATTGAGATAGTAAAGAAAGCAGGGCAGGCTAAGTAA
- a CDS encoding chaperone modulator CbpM translates to MQTQHLISVLDFCTYHHIEITFVETLADNGLIDITTVEQATYVQPEQLGRLEKFVRLHQDLAIHAENMDVVNDLLDRVESLQHELRQVRNRLIFYESGQR, encoded by the coding sequence ATGCAAACCCAGCATCTGATATCCGTTCTTGACTTCTGTACTTATCACCACATTGAAATTACATTTGTGGAGACACTGGCCGATAACGGACTGATCGACATAACCACCGTTGAACAGGCTACGTATGTACAGCCAGAGCAACTGGGCCGATTGGAGAAATTTGTTCGCCTGCATCAGGACTTAGCCATTCATGCCGAGAATATGGACGTAGTAAATGATCTCCTGGATCGTGTCGAGAGCCTTCAGCATGAACTCAGGCAGGTACGTAACCGATTGATTTTCTACGAGTCAGGTCAACGATAA
- a CDS encoding AlbA family DNA-binding domain-containing protein produces the protein MNPSVMDYQALKNLVKRGEGSNLEFKLKTNHPEKIIRGVVAFANTNGGIMLIGVADDKSIPGLKYADEDEYLLVRAINKYCFPRISYTIERVQLYDEREVLVIRVPRSPTRPHYIIPDPANPDDKKAYVRVGDKSVQASREVREILKGEQAERNIRFSYGEKERMLMQHLGEHNSITVDLFASIAGISRRIASRTLVLLVLANVLEIHPSDVVDRYTTRVLQ, from the coding sequence ATGAACCCATCGGTTATGGACTATCAGGCACTCAAGAACCTGGTTAAACGGGGAGAGGGTAGCAATTTAGAGTTCAAGCTGAAAACAAATCATCCCGAGAAAATCATTCGGGGCGTGGTAGCCTTCGCTAATACAAATGGCGGTATCATGCTCATCGGCGTCGCTGACGACAAGTCGATTCCGGGATTGAAATATGCCGATGAGGACGAATACCTGCTCGTCCGGGCTATCAACAAATATTGTTTTCCGCGAATTTCCTACACCATCGAGCGTGTACAACTTTACGACGAGCGCGAAGTGCTTGTGATTCGCGTGCCGCGCAGCCCCACACGCCCCCATTACATCATTCCCGACCCTGCCAATCCTGATGATAAAAAGGCCTACGTACGCGTAGGGGATAAGTCGGTGCAGGCCAGCCGCGAAGTGCGCGAGATTTTGAAAGGCGAGCAGGCCGAACGAAACATTCGCTTCAGCTATGGCGAAAAGGAGCGTATGCTGATGCAGCATCTGGGAGAACACAATAGTATTACGGTCGATTTATTTGCCTCTATAGCGGGCATATCGCGTCGGATAGCTTCCCGAACGCTTGTGCTGCTGGTGCTAGCCAATGTGCTGGAGATTCATCCCAGCGATGTTGTGGATCGATACACCACGCGGGTTTTGCAGTAA